The genomic window CCCTTGTCGTTGTGCAGCCGGCCAGATTCCGTATACCCGTCCTTTATGCTCTGCAGCGTCTCCTGCTGCATATACGCCGGGAACATTCGTTTCCATACGGTTATCCACCAGGATGCCTTTATTTACCGATATGCCTGCTGTTTTAGCCAGGGTAATGTTTGGCGCAATCCCTGCGGAAACCAGGATAAAATCGCTTTCAATAATCCTTCCGTCGGCTAACTCAAGGATTTTTGTCTGTCCTTTCTCATAGATGCGTTTTGATTTGGCGCCCAAAATGAAGGTAAGTCCCATACCCTCCATCTGTTTCTGCAACATTGCAGCGCCTTCTCCATTCAATTGCCGGGGAAGCAGCCGATCGAACATTTCAATAATGGTAACGGAGACGCCCAGCTTTCTGAGCCCGTTTCCTGCCTCAATCCCGAGCAATCCACCTCCAATGAGGGTAACTTTTTTTGCACCCGTGGTACGATGTGAAATAGTCAGTGTGTCTTCTACCGAGCGCAGGGTAAAGACTCCTTCGGCAGTGGTAATCCCCTCAATGGGGGGAAGAACACCGCTGCTGCCCGTTGCCAATAACAGTTTGTTATAGGTAAAAATCGACCCGTCCGCTAACGTAATCGTTTTATTTCTGGAATCGATCTCTTTCACGACGCTGTTGAGGTACAGATGGATTTTGTTTTTGTGATACCACGCAAGGTTGTAGACAAAAAATGCCTCAAGCGCAACCTCTCCTGCCAATAACTCTGGTATTCTGGGCCTGGAATAAAAGGGATAATACTCCCGCGTGAAAATCATTATCTCGGCACAGGGGTCTCTTTTACGGATGTTCTTTGCCGCTTCTGTTCCAGCTACGCCGTTACCAACGATGATATATTCTGTATTCACCTTGTCATCCTCTTCCTCACGCCAACGAAAAATTGCAGACCATCCCTACCGGCCAAAACTAATCCCTATCGATTCCGCAACTTTTACCAATCCATCCTCCGTTGGCACCGTTTTCTGGCCTTGAGCGACATCGCTGAAGGGAACCGATTCAATCCTTTTTCCCCGTAAACAGACCATCTCGCCAAATCGTTTCCTGGCAATCAGGTCAACCGCGGCTACCCCAAATTGAGTTGAAAGAATGCGATCAAAAGCACAGGGAGAACCCCCTCGCTGCAAGTGGCCCAGGACGGTCACGCGCACCTCCATGCCATAATTGCCGATACTCGCCCCAACCTTATTCCCGATACCGCCCAGGCGTTCAGCGCCGCCACCTGCTTCTGCACAATGTAGTACAGTAACATCTCCTCCGACAGGCCTTGCTCCTTCCGACACAACTACAATATTCGACCTGTTGCCGCCTTTTTTGCGATCCATAATCTTCTGCCCCACCTTTTCAATGTCAAAGGGGATTTCTGGAATAAGAATCACGTCTGCTCCGCCACCTATGCCAGTTTCCAAGGCAATCCAGCCCACATACCGACCCATGACCTCAACCACCATAACCCGGTGATGGCTTTCTGCGGTGGTGTGTAACCGATCGAGGGCGTCCGTAACCGTTTGTACCGCGGTATGAAATCCAAAGGTAACATCCGTGGCCAGGATATCATTGTCGATGGTCTTGGGCACCCCAACGACCGGACAGCCGAGCTTAAACAATTCGTTAGCAATCTTCAGCGTGCCATCACCGCCAATAACAATCAGGGCGTCCAACTCCATCGATTGGATGTTGTTCATCACCTCACGGGAAACATCCTGCACTTCAGGCTTTCCATCTTTCATGACTTTATATTCAAAGGGATTTGACCTGTTCGTTGTACCCAGAATAGTCCCGCCAATCGGGAGAATTCCCCGGATGTTCCATGGGGTTAATTCCCGCGATTTATTCGGCAAAATGAGCCCGTCAAAACCGTCCTCAATTCCAATGATTTTATAGTTGTACTTTACCGAAGCTGTTTTAACAACGGCACGGATCACGGCATTCAGTCCCGGACAATCGCCTCCGCCTGTTAATACACCAACTTTCATTGCATACCGCCCCCTTTTATAGAATAATTTGCATAACACAATAGACAACAACTGCCCCTTTGCCCTTTTTTCTATGGAAACCGACAAAGACGGGAATTGTTATAGCCGGTCTTTTTGGACGGAGGCATGTCTTTTATACCCTGACCCGAACCGTTTGAAAAGACAAAGTCCGAAGCACAAAATTCCTGCATAGACCCTGTCAGGGTTTTAAACCCTGACAGGGTCTATTGTATACATATTTTTGCTAAAAGATCAAAATTATCTTTGGAAGATACTACGACCTCTTCTTCGGGGCAAGTTTTCGCACGTATCTTGCCAGTGCCTGTATCTCCTCAGGTTTCAGCTTGTCACTCCATCGGGGCATCTTGTTCTTACCGTTCATGATAGAACTTAATACCTCTTCGTCGTTCTTCTTGCCCTGCCACTCCGGGTCAGCAAGATTGGGGGCTTTCAACTCACGACCCCTCTTCGTTCCTTTCCCATCCTCACCATGGCACGTGGCACAATGGTATTCAAATAATTTTTTTGGATTAATCTCTTCACCCTCTTGTCCCAGAACGGTAGAAAACCCGGGAAACAGGCCAAAGAAGGCAAGAACAAAGACGCCGCAGACTCCGCTGCGTTTCCTGTCATCCATATCTCGCAACTCCTTTTGATAAAACCGGTAAACGTTGATTCCATCCCGTGAGAGATTTTATTTCTTTCCAAAACCCCTGATGACGGAAACTAATGCCTTGATTTCGTCCTGGCTTAGTTTTTCTTTAAAGGGCATCATCTTTTCCGGCGTTCCGTTGTTAATTTGCTTGATGATCTGCTCGTCGGTCGTCTTTGCCTGCCATTCCGCATTGGCAAACTCACGCGCTCCCAGACCTGTCCCAAGGTCTGTAGGGTGGCCATTCTCTCCGTGACAGGTTTTGCAATGTGTCATATACACCTTTGTTGCATCAATATCTGCTGCCCTGGAAACTGATATTCCGGAAAAATAAGCAATTGCTCCTGCCATAACAGCCACCGATACACCTGTAAAAATTCCTGTCTTACTCATTTTCTTCTCCTCCTTAAACGTTACGACATTAAAGAAATAGTATTTTTTATACTGATGGGTATAGCGTCGCAAAGCCACTACCCAAAACCCATCCATTATACACTGCCCTGCGGGCAGCTCTTATTCCTCGTACGTAAGTACCCGGATAATGCCCATGGTGCCACCATCATTGTTCGTGGTGCTGTCACACACGGAAATCACCTTTTTAATCTTGTTCTGCTGAAGAAATTCATTTACTGTCCTGTCCAGCTCCACCAGCTCGTTATGAACTTGAAATATCTTGAGAGACGAAGTAAAGGTTTTCACTTTCACCATAAAACGACTCCTTCATAAAATGTGCAAAGAGAATTTATTTGGTTACGTTCACCTCTTTTGTACCCTCCCAGATACCGTGGAGGTTGCAACGGGTAAACACCCGAAGCGGTCTCTTTCCCGGGTGGTGCAAGACGATACTCAGCGACACCTCCGGCTTGCTGAGTTCCGCAGTAAAATCCACGCGCGAGATATAAATATGCCCGCAATACAGGTCTACGAACTGAATGAAGTGGCCATTTTCCATAACATGAGACACTTCTCCCACTTTTATGGTAACTGTAAAGGGCTGGCCTACCTTCACAACCTCCGGTACGGAAATCACGGGTACATGCTTTTTTGCCGTATCCGCAGGGCCGGTAGCTAAGGTGTTGACCTGACAAAACAACGTACTCTCCGATGTCATTTGTTCCTCCATAATGAAAAATGTTGAAAAATTTAAATACTGCTTTTATGCAGCGATGCAGACACCATTTTGATTGCTTTTACAGGGCACGCCGGAATGCACCGTCCGCACTGGTTGCAGGTGTGTTGCAGAATCTCCGCCTTTTCAGTCTTCATAACGATTGATTCTACGGGACAAACGTGCAGGCATTCTTCACAACCAACGCATTCAGCCTTATCCACAACAAGAGTCATTTGAATATCTCACCAGGAAATGGAACAGCATCCCTGCTGCCCGCTGCAAAGGGTTAAAAGATTTATTCAGACCGGACTTCTATCTTCCGCGGTTTTACATGCTCCGCCTTGGGCAAGACAAGCGACAAGACACCGTCCGACATCTTCGCTTCAATCTTATCGCGATTAATTGCGTCCGAAATGACAAAATGCCGGTGATAATGCCCGATGGTATATTCGTTATGCAGCACTTTCTCATCACGATAAGCCTCCTGGGACACCTCACCGTTGACAATCAATTCGTTGTCCCGGAGGTCGATCGCTATATTTTCTGTGCCGACCCCTGGCATATCGATCAAAATCGTGAAATTATCCGGCGTTTCATAGATATCAGACTGAGGAAAATACCAGTCGCCCTTTCCCGTTATGACGCATTTGTCGGGAGCGATCTTCTTTTTTTCAACTGACGGATGTTCTTTTGTTTCCATGATTATCGTTCTCCTTTTCGTTAAGCTTTCTGAATCACCACTTGCCTGGGTTTTGTCTCGGATGCCCTGGGGAGCGTTACCAGCAAAACACCATTCTTGTATGAGGCGGCTACCTTTTCCACATCAACTTTTTCAGGCAACATTATGGAACGGGCAAATGTTCCATAATTTCTTTCCCGACGCAGGTAGGTTGCCTTTGCCGCAGGCGCTGCGGGTCTTCTCTCCCCCTTGATCGTTAAAACGTCGTCCACCACCTGGATGTCCAGATCGCCAATCCTGACTCCGGGAAGTTCCGCACGCACAAAGACACTTTCCTCATTTAGCGACACAATAATCGGGGGAAATTCCATAGCCGCATACCCTTCCCCTTGAGGCGCAGAACTCAAAATATCCAGCAAATCGCTCATTTCCTTCTGTATATGAGCAAGACTATCAAGCGGACCTGACCTGTCCCATTTTATAAGACCCATAAACGTTACCTCCTCTCCATTGCATAAAATGTATCAAACAGAAATAAAACTTTGTAAGCACTTGTTGTCTATCTAAAATTTTAGACACATCTTTCCAGTCTCCTGGATTCATCTTCTCTTTTCTTTGTTTTAAACCGTTCCAAAATTTCTAGCATACGAATCGTTTCTCGTATAACGACAAGAATTTATAATAGCCTTTTATCAAATCGCTTCTCACGAATGACGGGAGCGACCTTCCGCTACGGGTGTACATGATAGAGAGTGCGCAAGAAAGATGCCAATGGGAGGAGATCGTTCCCGGCAGAGAAATGAGCGGGCAAGAATTTCTTACAATCAACCGCTATGCCCTGACAAATCTTTTGCCCGAGAGCTGTTTTGCTAACTTCTTTATTTCAAGAAT from Candidatus Brocadia sp. includes these protein-coding regions:
- a CDS encoding FAD-dependent oxidoreductase, producing the protein MNTEYIIVGNGVAGTEAAKNIRKRDPCAEIMIFTREYYPFYSRPRIPELLAGEVALEAFFVYNLAWYHKNKIHLYLNSVVKEIDSRNKTITLADGSIFTYNKLLLATGSSGVLPPIEGITTAEGVFTLRSVEDTLTISHRTTGAKKVTLIGGGLLGIEAGNGLRKLGVSVTIIEMFDRLLPRQLNGEGAAMLQKQMEGMGLTFILGAKSKRIYEKGQTKILELADGRIIESDFILVSAGIAPNITLAKTAGISVNKGILVDNRMETNVPGVYAAGDAAEHKGRVYGIWPAAQRQGVVAGINMSGGDEIYTGTVPSTTLKVAGIRLTSLGDILKEGKDVEQIKRKNPETFLYKELFLKEGIIVGAILLGDNKSAHDLAQLMEKKIDISSYKEEILEPDFDFKGLLK
- a CDS encoding ATP-dependent 6-phosphofructokinase; amino-acid sequence: MKVGVLTGGGDCPGLNAVIRAVVKTASVKYNYKIIGIEDGFDGLILPNKSRELTPWNIRGILPIGGTILGTTNRSNPFEYKVMKDGKPEVQDVSREVMNNIQSMELDALIVIGGDGTLKIANELFKLGCPVVGVPKTIDNDILATDVTFGFHTAVQTVTDALDRLHTTAESHHRVMVVEVMGRYVGWIALETGIGGGADVILIPEIPFDIEKVGQKIMDRKKGGNRSNIVVVSEGARPVGGDVTVLHCAEAGGGAERLGGIGNKVGASIGNYGMEVRVTVLGHLQRGGSPCAFDRILSTQFGVAAVDLIARKRFGEMVCLRGKRIESVPFSDVAQGQKTVPTEDGLVKVAESIGISFGR
- a CDS encoding cytochrome c; translation: MDDRKRSGVCGVFVLAFFGLFPGFSTVLGQEGEEINPKKLFEYHCATCHGEDGKGTKRGRELKAPNLADPEWQGKKNDEEVLSSIMNGKNKMPRWSDKLKPEEIQALARYVRKLAPKKRS
- a CDS encoding cytochrome c, producing MDGFWVVALRRYTHQYKKYYFFNVVTFKEEKKMSKTGIFTGVSVAVMAGAIAYFSGISVSRAADIDATKVYMTHCKTCHGENGHPTDLGTGLGAREFANAEWQAKTTDEQIIKQINNGTPEKMMPFKEKLSQDEIKALVSVIRGFGKK
- a CDS encoding class II SORL domain-containing protein, whose translation is MTSESTLFCQVNTLATGPADTAKKHVPVISVPEVVKVGQPFTVTIKVGEVSHVMENGHFIQFVDLYCGHIYISRVDFTAELSKPEVSLSIVLHHPGKRPLRVFTRCNLHGIWEGTKEVNVTK
- a CDS encoding Hsp20/alpha crystallin family protein encodes the protein METKEHPSVEKKKIAPDKCVITGKGDWYFPQSDIYETPDNFTILIDMPGVGTENIAIDLRDNELIVNGEVSQEAYRDEKVLHNEYTIGHYHRHFVISDAINRDKIEAKMSDGVLSLVLPKAEHVKPRKIEVRSE
- a CDS encoding Hsp20/alpha crystallin family protein; the protein is MGLIKWDRSGPLDSLAHIQKEMSDLLDILSSAPQGEGYAAMEFPPIIVSLNEESVFVRAELPGVRIGDLDIQVVDDVLTIKGERRPAAPAAKATYLRRERNYGTFARSIMLPEKVDVEKVAASYKNGVLLVTLPRASETKPRQVVIQKA